In a single window of the Pseudogemmatithrix spongiicola genome:
- the dnaG gene encoding DNA primase, producing MIPDEVVEQVSAAADIVAIIGEHVKLKKTGSVWRGPCPFHQGTNANFSVMPRGGYTCFVCGEKGSVFTFVQKRLGMSFVEAVKYVGAKSGIEVQEVQRKREGPDPREPLWELHGTVAEYFQRQLWDTPAGAEARAYLASREVSRATAERFGLGYAPRDLNALREHLRGLGVPEERAIAAGILVHREEGDEIRPRFRDRLMFPILEQGGKVVAFGGRLLGPGEPKYLNSAESEIFSKGKVLYNLGAARNAIRREDRVVIVEGYFDALRLVDAGVEHVVAPMGTALGEGQAELLSRFTKHAVLLYDSDGPGQKATFRASDVLLAKGFEVRVVTLPEGEDPDTFVRAKGIAGIAPLIEQAMDVFDRKVQLLQRAGWFNDLQHKRRALDRLLPTIRAASDPITRDLYLARAAEAAGIAREVLLQELHAVRRGTRTTGRPAEAARASVAGQYPRGAGSGGEFRDRDADAPPPGDEAAPAVFRGPYRSPVEQGNAEQTLLRVLLTQPIWQDLIAEELGKLEMEELPEGAGDDAFAEDQGSVLRDPVYAALYAAAMHHGADADPEQFTSGLDAREIYVYETLRGEADAVVDAKRSIADAMRQLRGRSVDARVAELKSILPLADEAEKDVIIAKINKLTEEKRALGVPRWGAVRR from the coding sequence GTGATCCCCGACGAGGTAGTGGAGCAGGTGAGCGCGGCGGCGGACATCGTCGCCATCATCGGCGAGCACGTGAAGCTCAAGAAGACGGGCAGCGTGTGGCGCGGGCCCTGCCCGTTCCACCAGGGCACGAACGCGAACTTCTCGGTGATGCCGCGCGGCGGCTACACCTGCTTCGTCTGCGGCGAGAAGGGCAGCGTGTTCACCTTCGTGCAGAAGCGGCTGGGCATGAGCTTCGTCGAGGCGGTGAAGTACGTCGGTGCGAAGAGCGGCATCGAGGTGCAGGAGGTGCAGCGCAAGCGCGAAGGGCCCGATCCGCGCGAGCCGCTGTGGGAGCTGCACGGCACGGTGGCCGAGTACTTCCAGCGACAGCTCTGGGACACGCCGGCGGGCGCCGAGGCGCGGGCGTATCTCGCCTCGCGCGAGGTGAGCCGCGCGACGGCCGAGCGCTTCGGCTTAGGCTACGCGCCGCGCGACCTCAACGCGCTGCGCGAGCATCTGCGCGGACTCGGCGTGCCGGAAGAGCGCGCGATCGCTGCCGGCATCCTCGTGCATCGCGAGGAAGGCGACGAGATCCGTCCGCGCTTCCGCGACCGACTGATGTTCCCGATCCTCGAGCAGGGCGGCAAGGTCGTGGCCTTCGGGGGCCGCCTGCTCGGGCCCGGCGAGCCGAAGTATCTCAACTCCGCTGAGAGCGAGATCTTCAGCAAGGGCAAAGTGCTCTACAACCTCGGTGCCGCACGCAATGCGATCCGGCGCGAGGATCGCGTGGTGATCGTCGAGGGCTACTTCGACGCGCTGCGCCTTGTGGATGCCGGTGTGGAGCATGTGGTGGCCCCGATGGGCACGGCGCTGGGCGAAGGCCAAGCCGAGTTGCTCTCACGCTTCACGAAGCATGCCGTGCTGCTCTACGACTCGGACGGTCCGGGTCAGAAGGCGACGTTCCGGGCGTCGGACGTGCTGCTGGCGAAGGGCTTCGAGGTGCGCGTGGTGACGCTGCCCGAGGGCGAGGACCCGGACACCTTCGTGCGTGCCAAGGGCATCGCGGGCATCGCGCCGCTGATCGAGCAGGCCATGGACGTGTTCGATCGCAAGGTGCAACTGCTACAGCGGGCCGGCTGGTTCAACGACCTGCAGCACAAGCGGCGTGCGTTGGACCGCCTGCTGCCGACGATCCGGGCGGCAAGCGATCCGATTACGCGAGATCTCTACTTGGCGCGCGCCGCCGAGGCGGCAGGGATTGCGCGCGAGGTGTTGCTGCAGGAGCTGCACGCCGTGCGGCGCGGCACGCGCACGACTGGCCGTCCGGCGGAGGCGGCGCGCGCGAGTGTTGCGGGCCAGTATCCGCGAGGCGCGGGCAGTGGCGGCGAGTTCCGCGACCGTGACGCCGATGCGCCCCCGCCGGGCGACGAGGCTGCGCCGGCGGTTTTCCGCGGCCCGTATCGCTCGCCGGTGGAGCAGGGGAACGCCGAGCAGACGCTGCTGCGCGTATTGCTCACGCAACCGATCTGGCAGGACCTCATCGCCGAGGAGTTGGGTAAGCTCGAGATGGAGGAGCTCCCCGAAGGCGCGGGCGATGACGCATTCGCCGAGGACCAAGGCAGCGTGCTGCGCGATCCGGTGTACGCGGCGTTGTATGCCGCCGCGATGCACCACGGCGCCGACGCGGATCCGGAGCAGTTCACGAGTGGGCTCGACGCCCGCGAGATCTATGTGTACGAAACGCTGCGCGGCGAGGCGGACGCGGTGGTGGACGCCAAGCGCAGCATTGCCGATGCGATGCGACAACTCCGCGGGCGTTCTGTGGATGCACGCGTCGCGGAGCTGAAGTCGATACTTCCGTTGGCGGATGAAGCCGAGAAGGACGTAATCATCGCCAAGATCAACAAGCTGACCGAAGAGAAGCGAGCACTCGGTGTACCACGCTGGGGGGCGGTGAGAAGGTGA